In one window of Desulforhabdus amnigena DNA:
- a CDS encoding acyl-CoA dehydrogenase family protein, which yields MDYFLTEEQKMIQELAAQITKEKIRPVRAELDESEEFPSEIMKILAQSDLFGLYIPEAYGGMGGGILENCLAIEQLAQGCIGIATSFAASGLGAYPILLHANEEQKQKYLTDIASGKRIAAFGLTESGAGSDVSGIQTTAVRDGDYYILNGTKQWITNGGEAEIYSVLAITDRSKGPRGASFFIVEKGDPGFSFGKKEKKLGIRASATRELVFQDCRIPKDRLIGREGMGFIIAMKTFDKSRPGIGALGVGLAQGALDISVEYARKRVQFGKPIIAYQAIQHKLANMATKTEAARALIYSVARYMDANDAPDASKVAAMCKVFAGDVAMEVATEAVQVLGGYGYMQDYPVEKMMRDAKILQIYEGTNEIQRNIIGQELNKEYSRIKDTFF from the coding sequence GTGGATTATTTCTTAACTGAAGAACAAAAGATGATCCAGGAGCTGGCTGCTCAGATCACCAAAGAAAAAATCAGACCTGTGCGGGCGGAACTGGATGAAAGCGAAGAATTTCCTTCGGAAATCATGAAAATTCTCGCTCAATCGGACCTTTTCGGGCTTTACATTCCGGAAGCCTATGGGGGAATGGGCGGAGGCATCCTGGAAAACTGTCTGGCCATCGAACAGCTGGCTCAGGGCTGTATCGGCATTGCCACCTCTTTTGCCGCAAGCGGTCTGGGGGCCTACCCCATCCTGCTGCATGCCAATGAAGAACAGAAACAAAAATATCTCACCGATATAGCCAGTGGAAAACGCATCGCTGCGTTCGGCCTTACGGAATCCGGAGCAGGCAGCGATGTTTCGGGCATTCAGACGACGGCAGTACGGGATGGCGACTATTATATCCTGAACGGGACGAAACAGTGGATCACCAATGGCGGTGAAGCGGAAATATATTCCGTTCTGGCAATCACGGACCGGTCTAAGGGGCCCCGTGGTGCAAGCTTTTTCATTGTCGAAAAGGGTGATCCGGGGTTTTCATTCGGCAAGAAGGAAAAGAAACTCGGTATTCGCGCTTCGGCAACCCGCGAACTGGTTTTCCAGGACTGCCGCATCCCCAAGGATCGACTCATTGGCCGCGAAGGCATGGGTTTTATCATCGCCATGAAAACCTTCGATAAATCCCGCCCCGGCATTGGCGCGCTCGGCGTAGGACTAGCCCAGGGGGCTCTGGACATCTCCGTAGAATATGCACGCAAACGCGTTCAGTTCGGCAAGCCCATCATTGCCTATCAGGCTATCCAGCACAAACTGGCGAACATGGCCACCAAAACGGAAGCGGCCAGGGCATTGATCTATTCCGTCGCCAGATACATGGATGCCAATGATGCCCCCGACGCCAGCAAGGTGGCGGCAATGTGCAAAGTCTTCGCAGGCGATGTGGCCATGGAGGTGGCTACAGAGGCTGTTCAGGTCCTTGGAGGGTATGGATACATGCAGGATTACCCCGTTGAGAAAATGATGCGGGATGCCAAAATCCTCCAGATCTACGAAGGCACCAATGAAATCCAGCGCAATATCATTGGGCAGGAGTTAAATAAGGAATACAGCCGGATAAAAGATACCTTCTTTTAG
- the rpmF gene encoding 50S ribosomal protein L32 — MGVPKRKTSKARRDKRNAHRGLSIPSLSHCPQCNELRLPHRVCPGCGYYHDRLVLEFEEE, encoded by the coding sequence ATGGGGGTACCCAAACGTAAGACATCCAAAGCACGACGCGACAAAAGAAACGCTCATAGAGGATTATCGATACCTTCTCTGTCCCACTGCCCTCAGTGCAATGAGTTGCGGTTGCCTCACCGTGTATGCCCTGGTTGCGGTTACTACCACGACCGTCTTGTGTTGGAGTTCGAAGAAGAATAG